The following are encoded together in the Anopheles nili chromosome 3, idAnoNiliSN_F5_01, whole genome shotgun sequence genome:
- the LOC128722619 gene encoding cell cycle checkpoint protein RAD17, with amino-acid sequence MSKRGSGGTEADLLEQFKPLLKADLAIHVKKIEEIKQWLTAAREMKPATQMLLITGPSGSGKSITLKTLAQEMKYGISEWTSPVDVDLFFDDNYDFEVGEEKKRRHTQKTLFDDFLYKTSRYCSLFSTANDKLLLVKDFPNSMLTTPTEFHDSLERFRDNSVTPIVFIATDSTSKSLDIAYKLFPSAIMDSFQIHLIKFNAVSTTLMKKAIKRISSIIKEDKQISQLYQIVPSKAIEDDIITSSQGDLRNCCLNYLFSCMKCSIGPLPKRPCLDSSISKGGKKATSKSANAKVGLGLNENLTFLHWLGRIFYPKYVQHAEEVRFLHSPESITDNFMTQPSTVVSMLHSNYITRCSNIQNVSRAAEALALVDIIMKTYWHDQLALCGLNTAVRSMMSCNEPQTPHIWQQIKRKIKVQSHDKIQAKVEECVRNQIITRHVPTRVFATEYSGYVSIIQKDKLNRCQY; translated from the exons ATGTCAAAGAGAGGAAGCGGCGGAACTGAAGCCGATTTGCTGGAACAATTCAAACCATTGCTGAAGGCAGATCTTGCGATACATGTGAAAAAGATCGAAGAAATCAAACAATGGCTCACAGCTGCCCGAGAGATGAAACCAGCGACGCAGATGTTGCTAATAACGGGTCCATCGGGCAGCGGAAAAAGTATTACGCTTAAAACACTTGCACAAGAGATGAAGTACGGCATCTCTGAATGGACGTCACCCGTCGATGTTGATCTTTTCTTCGACGATAACTACGATTTTGAAgttggcgaagaaaagaaaagacgcCATACGCAAAAAACACTGTTCGATGATTTTCTTTACAAAACGTCTCGCTACTGCTCCTTGTTCAGTACGGCGAACGACAAGTTGCTGCTGGTAAAAGACTTTCCTAATTCCATGCTCACAACGCCGACAGAGTTCCATGATTCGTTGGAAAGATTTCGGGACAATAGCGTTACGCCAATTGTATTTATTGCAACCGATAGCACGAGCAAATCGTTGGACATCGCCTACAAGCTGTTCCCGTCGGCTATTATGGATAGTTTTCAAATCCATTTAATCAAGTTTAATGCGGTATCAACAACGCTGATGAAGAAAGCCATAAAGCGAATCTCTAGCATTATCAAGGAAGACAAGCAAATCTCTCAGTTGTATCAGATCGTTCCTTCGAAAGCAATCGAAGATGACATAATAACTTCTTCCCAAGGAGATCTCAGAAATTGTTGCTTAAactatttattttcttgcatGAAATGTTCAATTGGACCATTACCAAAGCGTCCATGTCTCGATAGTAGCATCAGCAAGGGTGGAAAGAAGGCCACATCGAAATCAGCTAATGCTAAAGTGGGCTTgggtttaaatgaaaatttaacttTTTTGCATTGGCTTGGACGAATTTTCTATCCGAAGT ATGTACAACATGCGGAAGAGGTCAGATTTCTGCATTCTCCGGAAAGCATTACGGATAACTTTATGACTCAACCGTCGACTGTGGTATCGATGCTTCATTCGAATTACATAACCAGATGCTCGAATATACAAAATGTATCCCGCGCGGCTGAAGCCCTTGCTCTGGTTGATATAATCATGAAGACATACTGG CATGACCAGCTGGCATTGTGTGGTTTAAATACAGCTGTGCGTAGCATGATGAGCTGCAATGAACCTCAAACCCCACACATTTGGCAGCAGatcaaaaggaaaatcaaagtCCAGTCGCACGACAA aaTCCAGGCAAAAGTGGAGGAATGCGTAAGGAATCAAATAATTACTCGGCATGTTCCAACGAGGGTTTTTGCCACTGAGTACAGCGGGTACGTGTCAATTATTCAAAAAGATAAACTTAATAGATGTCAATattaa
- the LOC128725571 gene encoding uncharacterized protein LOC128725571, which produces MGIRYLQTFMDRKVKGGIYSLRIENEIKNALKRNQKPLIVIDLMALFGLFSSDKQSLLCGSQVWLMERKAGEFFERLTKAGAELVFFYDGSVQQIKYETWVKRQNDKYDRMIDVIDAINRRTPLAQIVEQCVRKIHNNTQLKLKRVAMQHGKCIVSMHVECDQALAAYATEHNALAVISHDTDFLIFPGEWQLWSSDHLDCNELTTRGYNRPALVRTLGLRWPQMAVWATLAGNDFFTYEEVQPFHQSLGQHYQIYYKLVEYVRTLPIKNKLQKAAIPSIIARVYKNRPIPADATECFTSSLTFYQIDEQSLNANPPMEPMKAFLLEADHQFVYNILTGARHHFTLYYFDYRSTEFGNYFEIVKPIISRIGGIILYHHRDERQHLVVAAQRSHGESHCVGDVPATFPNTITPPPIMELLSPDPDIRARLLDVKLQLLCWVCSDNLLDQLQDFLNVPSSLMVTVLVLYRLRQYGVLRIFEADLLLLIAHQHSTGEFDSSQEPQPDSLLPRAFRLCFLFQKVYTHFARVAKAIGLQREYRPSMPYDGHRFHNQYRVWNGTRIDEHQLAPIAAWRLYTKAEKAKKNKLKS; this is translated from the exons ATGGGAATTCGTTATCTGCAAACTTTTATGGATCGTAAGGTGAAAGGTGGTATATATAGCCTACGTATAGAGAATGAGATCAA GAATGCTctgaaacgaaaccaaaaaccattGATAGTCATTGATCTGATGGCATTGTTCGGTCTGTTTTCTTCCGACAAACAGAGCCTTCTATGCGGCAGTCAGGTATGGCTGATGGAACGTAAGGCAGGCGAATTTTTTGAGCGCCTCACGAAAGCTGGTGCCGAGTTAGTTTTTTTCTATGATGGCTCCGTGCAACAAATCAAGTATGAAACGTGGGTCAAACGACAAAACGATAAGTACGATCGAATGATTGATGTTATCGATGCAATTAATCGACGGACACCTCTGGCGCAAATAGTAGAACAATGCGTTCGCAAGATCCACAATAACACACAGCTCAAACTGAAGCGAGTGGCTATGCAGCATGGCAAATGCATCGTATCGATGCATGTAGAATGCGACCAGGCATTAGCGGCATACGCGACGGAACACAATGCATTGGCGGTTATTTCGCATGATACCGATTTTCTAATATTTCCGGGTGAATGGCAACTGTGGTCCTCGGATCATTTGGACTGCAACGAACTGACCACGCGCGGATACAACAGACCAGCGTTGGTCCGAACTCTTGGGCTTCGGTGGCCTCAAATGGCCGTGTGGGCAACGCTCGCTGGAAATGATTTCTTTACGTACGAGGAAGTGCAACCATTCCACCAGAGTCTTGGCCAACATTACCAGATATATTACAAACTTGTTGAGTACGTGCGAACGCTGCCGATTAAGAATAAGCTACAAAAGGCTGCCATACCCTCCATCATCGCACGTGTTTACAAAAACAGACCTATTCCGGCGGATGCCACCGAGTGTTTTACGTCAAGTCTAACATTCTACCAAATT GACGAACAATCGTTAAACGCAAATCCACCGATGGAACCGATGAAAGCGTTTCTTCTAGAGGCAGACCATCAATTTGTGTATAACATACTTACTGGGGCTCGGCATCACTTTACGTTATACTATTTCGATTACCGTTCCACCGAGTTTGGGAACTACTTTGAAATTGTCAAGCCGATTATATCCCGGATTGGTGGTATCATCCTATACCACCATCGCGATGAAAGACAACACCTGGTGGTCGCAGCACAGCGAAGCCATGGTGAATCACACTGCGTCGGTGATGTTCCCGCCACGTTCCCGAATACCATCACACCGCCTCCTATTATGGAGCTTCTCTCACCGGACCCCGATATACGGGCCCGATTGCTCGACGTTAAACTGCAGCTGCTGTGTTGGGTTTGCTCGGACAATCTGCTCGATCAGCTGCAGGATTTTTTGAACGTGCCCAGCTCTCTCATGGTGACCGTACTAGTGCTGTATCGCCTGCGTCAGTATGGTGTCTTGCGCATATTCGAAGCGGATCTGTTGTTGTTAATCGCTCATCAACATTCAACGGGCGAGTTTGATTCGTCTCAGGAACCGCAACCAGATAGCTTGTTACCACGCGCTTTTCGattatgtttcctttttcagAAAGTGTACACACATTTCGCTCGAGTGGCTAAGGCGATTGGACTTCAGCGGGAGTATCGACCCTCAATGCCGTACGACGGACACCGGTTCCACAATCAGTACCGTGTGTGGAATGGTACTCGTATAGACGAGCACCAATTGGCTCCGATTGCGGCGTGGCGTTTGTACACGAAggccgaaaaagcaaaaaaaaataagttaaAATCATAG